From one Ooceraea biroi isolate clonal line C1 chromosome 7, Obir_v5.4, whole genome shotgun sequence genomic stretch:
- the LOC105274704 gene encoding uncharacterized protein LOC105274704 produces the protein MILTILCLVIGRSIASPIANVWLSPVPGLSPLRQYHIQDGSGSYQYSFTGPHHAKAESTLDGVTQGGYSYIDANGILQTVSYTADDQNGFRVSASNLPQPPKDELQTIRDTAEVAAAKRNHLEELQKSHQTNWQDQNLLSYKILPSYFSYAQLQRDKGVDKAELNLNARETESTKNPFLLSRSEAERIDVPKPDPSLSKVSPAPTSSTTVASLSPTLASLRETVLIKNDRQTSNQNALQLGKLVPLASSIQRPITMPTPYVFSVLPYRFLHSSLHHTQDSLGQYDYSYTGDSSAKTESRSLDGTTRGAYSYIDPNGILQQVHYIADHNGFRVLATNLPEAK, from the exons ATGATACTC ACAATTTTGTGCCTCGTTATCGGGCGATCTATCGCTTCGCCGATCGCCAACGTCTGGTTGAGTCCGGTACCGGGTCTTTCGCCGTTGAGGCAGTACCACATACAAGACGGATCAGGATCTTACCAATATTCCTTCACAGGACCGCATCATGCCAAAGCGGAATCTACTTTGGACGGCGTGACGCAGGGTG GATATTCCTATATCGATGCGAACGGCATATTGCAAACGGTCTCGTACACGGCGGACGATCAGAACGGGTTCAGGGTCAGCGCAAGCAATTTGCCGCAACCTCCCAAGGATGAACTGCAGACGATACGGGACACGGCGGAGGTGGCCGCGGCGAAGAGAAATCATCTCGAGGAATTGCAGAAGTCGCATCAGACCAATTGGCAGGATCAGAATCTCCTGTCGTACAAGATCCTGCCGTCGTACTTCAGCTACGCTCAGCTCCAGCGGGATAAAGGCGTCGACAAAGCCGAGTTGAATTTGAACGCGCGAGAAACGGAG AGCACCAAGAATCCGTTCCTGCTGTCAAGATCGGAGGCGGAGAGGATCGATGTTCCCAAGCCAGATCCAAGCCTCTCGAAGGTATCACCTGCACCTACAAGTTCCACCACTGTTGCCTCGTTGTCACCCACTTTGGCATCATTGAGAGAGACTGTGCTTATCAAGAACGACAGGCAGACGTCTAATCAGAACGCTTTGCAGCTGGGAAAATTGGTGCCGCTTGCCAGCAGCATCCAGAGACCGATTACCATGCCTACGCCCTATGTGTTTTCGGTGCTGCCTTATAGATTTCTTCACAGCTCACTTCATCACACCCAGGACTCCCTGGGCCAGTACGATTACAGTTACACCGGTGATTCCAGCGCCAAGACCGAGTCCAGGTCGCTCGATGGCACCACCAGGGGCGCGTACAGTTACATCGATCCTAACGGAATCCTGCAGCAAGTGCATTATATCGCCGATCACAATGGATTTCGAGTCTTGGCGACCAATCTACCCGAAGCGAAGTGA
- the LOC105274735 gene encoding uncharacterized protein LOC105274735: MMQALMPVFAILGVAAGAQLTLLPYAYLADPLPVYHQSQDTRIGVHAYSYAGGPSAKEEVRGLDGVTRGSYSYVDAHGILQSVFYVADEGGFRVAATNLPSDGDLRHETGEVLLVKNAHLQDHAKAVAQEAEKQAVKKVEEQEVRATSRRRRSLEASADQDQRQAENPSSQADQADRDPSPRDSHELPAPEKKVAGSVIAPVYGLLRSVLIPRLTGTATSHQSRVDIHNNVRLKAIQPLETISVLAEPEYKTLLLPAQLPLATSHQSRLQVHNNLHVETPERSRVAVEVQAPAVAAVKLQSVPVITVPDYNENRIQLHKRLGLEGPNRKDAVKIEGAQVAVVDTPVAVPAVSVVASKETLPVVSAVSSQSKTQIHRSTNLKVAVPIASEPTVYVAASYAQPITTWPIYAPIAQSSQYRSQIHSSEKIELAK; this comes from the exons ATGATGCAGGCACTG ATGCCAGTTTTCGCGATCCTCGGCGTGGCGGCGGGCGCGCAGCTGACCCTGCTGCCCTACGCCTATCTGGCGGATCCGCTTCCGGTGTACCATCAGTCGCAGGACACGCGCATCGGGGTGCACGCGTACAGTTACGCCGGCGGCCCGTCCGCCAAGGAGGAAGTACGAGGTCTCGACGGGGTCACGCGTGGCTCCTACAGCTACGTGGACGCGCACGGCATCCTGCAATCCGTCTTCTACGTCGCGGATGAGGGCGGCTTCCGCGTCGCCGCGACGAATCTGCCGAGCGACGGCGATCTACGACATGAAACCGGCGAGGTCCTGTTAGTCAAGAACGCTCACCTGCAGGATCACGCGAAGGCCGTCGCGCAGGAGGCGGAGAAGCAGGCGGTGAAGAAGGTGGAGGAGCAGGAGGTGCGCGCAACGAGCCGCAGGAGGCGCAGCCTCGAGGCGTCGGCTGATCAAGATCAGCGTCAGGCAGAAAATCCGAGTTCCCAGGCGGATCAGGCTGATCGGGATCCCTCGCCGAGGGATTCCCACGAGCTTCCAGCGCCGGAGAAAAAAGTTGCGGGCTCCGTCATCGCGCCCGTCTACGGACTCCTGCGCTCGGTGCTGATTCCCAGATTAACCGGCACGGCGACTTCTCATCAGAGCCGCGTCGATATTCACAACAACGTTCGCTTGAAGGCCATTCAGCCGCTCGAGACGATCAGCGTCCTGGCCGAACCGGAGTACAAGACGCTGCTCCTTCCTGCGCAGCTGCCGTTGGCGACATCCCATCAGAGTCGTCTTCAAGTACATAACAATCTCCACGTCGAGACGCCGGAAAGGAGTCGGGTAGCGGTCGAGGTCCAGGCACCAGCGGTGGCCGCTGTAAAGTTGCAGTCTGTTCCAGTTATCACTGTCCCCGATTACAACGAGAATCGAATCCAGTTACACAAGAGACTCGGATTGGAAGGTCCAAACCGCAAGGACGCCGTGAAGATTGAAGGGGCACAGGTGGCGGTCGTGGATACGCCGGTTGCGGTCCCAGCGGTCTCCGTTGTCGCTTCCAAGGAAACCCTTCCTGTTGTCAGTGCCGTCTCCAGCCAGAGCAAAACTCAGATCCATCGCAGTACCAATCTCAAAGTGGCTGTGCCGATCGCGAGCGAACCGACCGTGTACGTGGCGGCTTCCTATGCCCAACCGATCACCACCTGGCCGATCTACGCACCCATCGCTCAATCCTCTCAGTATCGCAGTCAGATACACTCGAGCGAGAAGATTGAGCTGGCCAAATAA